A region from the Benincasa hispida cultivar B227 chromosome 10, ASM972705v1, whole genome shotgun sequence genome encodes:
- the LOC120088473 gene encoding putative gamma-glutamylcyclotransferase At3g02910: MVAEANQTIPRTLIFTYGTLKRGFWNHTLLQDLMRTGDASFIGIYRTMEPFPLVCGPYQVPFLINSPGSGHRVEGEVYAVTNRGLGRTDELEGLSRGHYVRLPIDVEATDGGGVVAAEAYYAHPSYAMELWKKKESGGGVISSYSEKEAKGYVKRKDRPQHLSFLDHIRLFLSSSSSD; the protein is encoded by the coding sequence ATGGTTGCCGAAGCCAATCAGACGATTCCGAGGACCTTGATCTTCACCTACGGCACTCTGAAACGCGGATTCTGGAACCACACGCTGTTACAGGACCTGATGCGGACCGGAGACGCTTCTTTCATCGGAATTTACCGGACGATGGAGCCGTTTCCGCTCGTATGCGGACCGTATCAAGTGCCGTTTCTGATAAACTCGCCTGGTTCTGGTCACCGAGTTGAAGGTGAGGTTTATGCGGTGACGAACAGAGGATTAGGCCGAACGGATGAACTGGAAGGCTTGAGCCGCGGCCACTACGTCCGGCTGCCGATTGACGTGGAGGCGACGGACGGCGGAGGTGTGGTGGCGGCGGAGGCGTATTATGCGCATCCGAGTTACGCGATGGAGCtgtggaagaagaaggaaagcgGCGGCGGAGTGATAAGTTCGTATTCGGAGAAAGAGGCGAAAGGCTATGTGAAGCGTAAAGATAGGCCTCAACATCTATCGTTCCTTGATCATATTCGTTTGtttctttcatcttcttcatctgattag